TGCGGCGTTTTCAGCAGGCAGGCCGAAAGCATCCCAGCCGATTGGCTGCATGACATTTTTGCCCTGCAGGCGCTGATAACGGGAGATGACATCACCGATGGTGTAGTTACGAACGTGACCCATGTGAAGTCGTCCGCTTGGATAAGGGAACATAGAGAGACAGTAGAACTTCTCTTTATTCGGGTCTTCACTTACAACAAAGGTCTTATTGTTGTCCCAATGTTCTTGAACTTGCTGTTCAATGTCCTGAGGACGGTATTGTTCTTGCATCGATGACATCCGGGATTTTTGTGAGTTGAATACAAACACAGTCAAAATAATCGACATAGAATAACTAAAGGTAAAGGGAGCAACAATAGCTGAGGCCGAATCGGTGTGCTTATTCTTGTGATATTTCAGACAAGGCAGACCCGAGTTGGCGGATTAGCTTGGGAGAACTGAGATGGTGAAACAAAAAGCTGCGTATGAATCGATGCTGGAAGACATTACGGAAACACTGAAACACAGTCCGGAAGAGTTAAAACACTGGATCGATACCAGCGAGAAATACCGGGAAGCTGCCAGTGACATGACGAAAGATGAACTGGCGTTGATCCGGGAGTATTTCAAACGGGATCTGAAGGAATTCGGCCAGAATGTGCAGGAAAGTCCGGAGCCGTTTTCAGAAAGCCCGTTCTATAAGCTGGTATCCGAAACGATCTGGAGCGGTCTGGCAGAAGTGACTGACAAGACTCAGCTGGAATGGGTTGAAGTGATGGATGATCTCAAGCACCGGGGCGTGTATAAGGCCGGTGAAGTGGTCGGGCTGGGGAATCTGGTCTGTGAGAAGTGCGGTCACCATGAGCAGTATACCCATGTCCGTATTATTGAGCCCTGCGTGCAATGCGGAGGCACCCAGTTCACCCGTCAGCCACTGGCACCTTAGTCTTTGGCACTGCAGGTGCAGGTGGCTCTCTCCCGGCCATCCATGACTGATCTTC
This DNA window, taken from Photobacterium sp. CCB-ST2H9, encodes the following:
- a CDS encoding zinc ribbon-containing protein; the protein is MVKQKAAYESMLEDITETLKHSPEELKHWIDTSEKYREAASDMTKDELALIREYFKRDLKEFGQNVQESPEPFSESPFYKLVSETIWSGLAEVTDKTQLEWVEVMDDLKHRGVYKAGEVVGLGNLVCEKCGHHEQYTHVRIIEPCVQCGGTQFTRQPLAP